Proteins co-encoded in one Octopus bimaculoides isolate UCB-OBI-ISO-001 chromosome 7, ASM119413v2, whole genome shotgun sequence genomic window:
- the LOC106869363 gene encoding craniofacial development protein 2, which yields MMPGFSQDLQDVRDARKTAVINDELKRLNIGIATLQETRLAGAGTLKEKDYTSFWQGKNFDEPRVHGVSFAVRNSLLNMIEPNSGGSVRLLTLRFNTNEDPVNLVSVYAPTLSATSDTKDEFYENFASTARNIPRAEQLLLLGDFNARVGADNDSWPSCVDSFGVGKLNIIGQRLLELCAVPNLCIANSFFKTKPEHKVSWRNPRSKHWHQLDLIVVWCAAIKNVLHTTLLPQCGLRHRPLPDVLQDQAATKKVPRCKESGGLAH from the coding sequence ATGATGCCCGGTTTTTCCCAAGACCTGCAGGATGTCCGTGACGCCAGAAAAACAGCTGTCATCAATGACGAGCTCAAAAGACTGAATATCGGCATTGCCACCCTGCAAGAAACACGGCTAGCTGGGGCAGGAACACTGAAGGAGAAGGACTACACATCCTTCTGGCAAGGGAAGAACTTTGACGAGCCGAGAGTGCATGGAGTGAGCTTTGCAGTAAGGAACAGCTTGCTGAATATGATAGAACCAAACAGTGGTGGCTCTGTGCGACTCCTAACACTCCGCTTTAACACCAATGAAGACCCCGTCAACCTCGTCAGTGTGTACGCTCCAACGCTGTCCGCAACTTCGGACACCAAGGATGAGTTCTACGAGAACTTTGCATCTACCGCCAGGAATATACCAAGAGCTGAACAGCTTCTTCTCCTGGGCGACTTCAACGCTAGAGTGGGTGCAGACAATGACTCGTGGCCCTCTTGCGTTGATTCGTTTGGAGTGGGAAAACTCAATATCATCGGTCAGCGACTGCTCGAACTTTGTGCCGTTCCCAACCTGTGCATCGCCAACTCCTTCTTCAAAACGAAACCCGAACATAAGGTCTCCTGGAGAAACCCACGCTCAAAGCACTGGCACCAACTAGATCTGATTGTGGTCTGGTGTGCTGCCATAAAAAACGTTCTCCATACGACGCTCTTACCACAGTGCGGACTGCGACACAGACCACTCCCTGATGTGCTGCAAGATCAGGCTGCAACCAAAAAGGTTCCACGGTGTAAAGAATCCGGGGGCCTCGCGCATTGA